The Acinonyx jubatus isolate Ajub_Pintada_27869175 chromosome D1, VMU_Ajub_asm_v1.0, whole genome shotgun sequence genome includes a window with the following:
- the GNG3 gene encoding guanine nucleotide-binding protein G(I)/G(S)/G(O) subunit gamma-3, translating to MKGETPVNSTMSIGQARKMVEQLKIEASLCRIKVSKAAADLMTYCDAHACEDPLITPVPTSENPFREKKFFCALL from the exons ATGAAAGGGGAGACCCCTGTGAACAGCACTATGAGTATTGGGCAAGCCcgcaagatggtggaacagcttAAGATTGAAGCCAGCTTGTGCCGGATAAAG GTGTCCAAGGCAGCAGCAGACTTGATGACTTACTGTGATGCCCACGCCTGCGAGGATCCCCTCATCACCCCTGTGCCCACTTCGGAGAACCCCTTCCGGGAGAAGAAGTTCTTCTGTGCCCTCCTCTGA